A stretch of DNA from Verrucomicrobiota bacterium:
GCCTTCGGTTTCAAAAATGGCCTTTTGATCCACCGGTAGCGGTTCTTCCGATTCCAAACCTTGTTTAAAAAAATCCGCATGCTCCACACCCGGTGACAACACCCGCGGCTTTCCATCCACATAAGAGACCTGCACATTTTGCAGACCCTTGCTTATCCGGACCGGTGGTTCAAAAACCGGTAACCGGGCATTCCCGCTTTTGTTTTCAAAAAAGTAGGTCCCGTTAAAGGGTTTGTCCGGGCAAACCACCACCAGGTCGTAATCCCCATCGCCATCGAAGTCCATGGGCATCGGCCAGGCCCAGAGACCTACCCCGAGATCCACCACGAGACCGGGGTTGTTATATTGGAGCGGTTCGAGTTGGGGTTCCGCGGCTGAAGTAGAACCCGAAAAGAACGGAAACGTCAGGAACATAAGCAACGCTGCGATAAACCTCTTGGGTAGGAGGTAGCTTGCTGCCGAATTGACGTAGTTAAAAATACAAATCGGCAGCAAGCTACCTCCTACAAATTTCTGCTCAGGTTTCATAATTTCTTCGGATCCAAGACCACGTGTTTCACGCTTTCGCGATTGTAGGTGTAGGTGATGTGAACCTTCCCGTCCTCCGCCTGAATAACCGCCGGGTAGGAATATTCGCCCCAGTGGCGCCCATCGGCGGGTCGTGGCTTGGATTCCAGTTCCAGGGTAAGCACAGGGTTCCAGTCCTTTCCATCGTCGGAAACCGCCACATTGATCATCTGCCGACTGGGGATCTTGGTTTCCCGGGTGGTGTGGTTATAAACCAGTAATTGTCGTCCATCCTTGAGTGTAACCGCATCGGTACCGGAACTCGGATTTGGCAGATCGGTTGCCTCCATATTGCTCCAGCTTTGGCCTCCATCGCTGGACCAACTTTGTGAAAGCACATTTTGCCTGGTGCGACAGAGAACCTGCATGTCGCCACTGGCGTAGGTTAAGATGCTTGGTTGGATGGCGTCGAACTCGATGCCATTGTTGATGGGACCCACCACATCCCAGGTTTTGCCAAGATCGCGGGTAACTTCAAAGTGAACCCGCCAACGGGTATCGTCCGGGCTGAAGTCAACCTCGGTGCTGGTAGGGCAAATGATGGCACCATCCGCCAGTTGAATGGGTTTGTTTTTCACAGGGCCCAACAAATGCCCGACCGCCCAATGGTCGCCCAGTTTGGTGGGCCAGGACCAGGTTTTGCCGCCGTCGGTGGACGTGGTCAACATGCCCCACCATTGCCGGGGATCGGGACCGACCTTATAGAAAAGCATCAAGGGTGCCACCTGACCTGAGCTTGCCGAAGGGACCTTGGGTTGAAACAAAACCGGGTTCCAGCAGGCATAGCGCAGATTCATGGATTGGACTCCATTGACGACTTCGACCGGAGCGGTCCACTTTCCCTTCACCTGCCGGGAAAGCCAGATGCCCACATCGGGATCTTTCTCACGCGTTCCCGCAAACCAGGCGGCAACCAAACCGGTGGGTGTTTCCACGATGGTGGAGGCGTGGCATTCCTTGGTGGGTTTGTTTTCGATGGAAAAAATCAACTCGGATTTAACCACGGCTCCTTTTCCCGATTGGGCCAAAGGAGGTATTTTATATTCCTTTGCAAACATGGATTGATTGAGGACAAGGCCGGAACACATTGCCCACAGCCCCAGGGTAACAGTTGTTGTTTTCATATATTGATTATTCGTTATTTATCACCCCAAGCAGATCCACCTTTTCGTGTTCCGCAGAGATTTACCTTGATGTTTAATTCGGATGCCATGGCGGCACGGGCGTAGAGGGCATTATCCGCCGCCTCCGCACTACTGCCATAAACGACTTGAATATGGTTCGCCTTATGCTTGGCCATAATCTGATCACGGGAAACACCGTAGATCACCGCATTCATCAGGGGCCAAACGGCGGTGGTGGAATCCAGGCGGCGTTTACATTCTTCCATGGGAAGATCCATGGCCTCTCCACGGCCAATGTCCATATTAAGCGCATTGTTTTCCACATAGATGCGCGACC
This window harbors:
- a CDS encoding exo-alpha-sialidase, translated to MCSGLVLNQSMFAKEYKIPPLAQSGKGAVVKSELIFSIENKPTKECHASTIVETPTGLVAAWFAGTREKDPDVGIWLSRQVKGKWTAPVEVVNGVQSMNLRYACWNPVLFQPKVPSASSGQVAPLMLFYKVGPDPRQWWGMLTTSTDGGKTWSWPTKLGDHWAVGHLLGPVKNKPIQLADGAIICPTSTEVDFSPDDTRWRVHFEVTRDLGKTWDVVGPINNGIEFDAIQPSILTYASGDMQVLCRTRQNVLSQSWSSDGGQSWSNMEATDLPNPSSGTDAVTLKDGRQLLVYNHTTRETKIPSRQMINVAVSDDGKDWNPVLTLELESKPRPADGRHWGEYSYPAVIQAEDGKVHITYTYNRESVKHVVLDPKKL